A section of the Clostridium sp. TW13 genome encodes:
- the rnc gene encoding ribonuclease III, with the protein MNKVEIKKVEERLGFEFNNKDILEAALTHSSFAKQYVGVEYNERLEFLGDAVLQLCVTKFLYSEHTDKSEGELTRKRALIVCENSLLEVSKVLGLGSFIRLSKGEEMTGGRERTSIQADCVEALIAAIYLDQGMEVADKFILNNFKSIITRTLNNEIVLDFKTRLQEVLQEKGEVSIEYELVKFEGPPHRRKFYTEVKVNNESMGEGEGYSKKGAEQNAAKLALIHLGKYHE; encoded by the coding sequence TTGAATAAAGTAGAAATAAAAAAGGTAGAAGAAAGACTTGGGTTTGAGTTTAATAACAAAGATATTTTAGAAGCTGCGTTAACTCATAGTTCCTTTGCAAAACAATATGTTGGTGTAGAATATAATGAAAGATTAGAATTCTTAGGTGATGCTGTACTTCAATTATGTGTAACCAAATTTTTGTATAGTGAACATACTGATAAGAGTGAAGGGGAGCTTACAAGAAAAAGAGCTTTAATTGTATGTGAAAACTCTCTTTTGGAAGTATCAAAAGTATTAGGTCTTGGTTCGTTTATAAGACTTAGTAAAGGCGAAGAAATGACTGGTGGAAGAGAAAGAACTTCAATTCAAGCGGATTGTGTTGAAGCTTTAATAGCTGCAATATATTTAGATCAAGGAATGGAAGTTGCAGATAAATTTATTTTAAATAATTTTAAAAGTATAATAACAAGAACTTTAAATAACGAAATTGTTCTTGATTTTAAAACTAGACTGCAAGAAGTTCTTCAGGAAAAAGGTGAAGTTAGCATAGAATATGAGTTAGTTAAGTTTGAAGGGCCTCCACATAGAAGAAAGTTTTATACAGAAGTTAAAGTTAACAATGAAAGTATGGGAGAAGGAGAAGGATATAGCAAAAAAGGTGCGGAGCAAAATGCTGCTAAACTTGCGCTAATCCACTTAGGGAAATATCATGAGTAG
- the ftsY gene encoding signal recognition particle-docking protein FtsY, with amino-acid sequence MFGGIFDKLKQGLTKTRDSFTDKINEVLNLAVTIDEDLYEELEEILITSDIGMDTTIEIIKRLKEKIREEKINDPAEVRPCLKRVITEMLLQGDDRKPEGDKHVLLIIGVNGVGKTTSIGKLAAKNKAEGKKVLLAAADTFRAAAIDQLEIWSKRADVDIVKHQEGSDPAAVVFDAIQAAKSRNVDLLICDTAGRLHNKKNLMNELEKINRILDREYSDATKETLLVLDATTGQNAVIQAQQFMESCPIDGIILTKLDGTAKGGVVIAIKNSLDIPVRYIGVGEGVEDLQEFDAESFSEALF; translated from the coding sequence ATGTTCGGAGGAATATTTGATAAGCTTAAGCAAGGATTAACCAAAACAAGAGACTCATTCACAGACAAAATTAATGAGGTATTAAATTTAGCTGTAACCATTGATGAAGACTTATATGAGGAATTAGAGGAAATTTTAATTACTTCTGATATTGGAATGGATACTACAATTGAGATAATAAAGAGACTTAAAGAAAAGATACGAGAAGAAAAGATTAATGATCCAGCAGAGGTAAGACCTTGTTTAAAAAGAGTAATTACAGAAATGTTATTGCAAGGTGATGACAGAAAACCTGAAGGAGATAAGCATGTATTACTTATTATAGGGGTTAATGGAGTTGGTAAAACTACATCTATAGGAAAACTTGCAGCTAAAAATAAGGCAGAAGGAAAGAAAGTGCTTCTTGCAGCAGCGGATACTTTTAGAGCTGCTGCTATTGATCAATTAGAAATTTGGAGCAAGCGTGCTGATGTGGATATAGTTAAACATCAAGAAGGTTCGGACCCTGCAGCAGTAGTATTTGATGCGATACAAGCAGCTAAATCAAGAAATGTTGATCTTCTTATTTGTGATACTGCAGGTAGACTTCATAACAAAAAAAATCTAATGAATGAATTAGAAAAAATAAATAGAATTTTGGATAGAGAATATTCTGACGCTACAAAAGAAACTTTATTGGTATTAGATGCAACTACAGGTCAAAACGCTGTTATACAAGCTCAGCAATTTATGGAATCTTGTCCTATAGACGGTATAATCTTAACAAAACTTGATGGTACTGCTAAGGGTGGAGTAGTAATTGCTATTAAAAACTCTTTAGATATACCTGTGAGATATATTGGTGTTGGAGAAGGTGTTGAGGATCTGCAAGAATTTGATGCTGAAAGCTTTAGTGAAGCTTTATTCTAA
- the acpP gene encoding acyl carrier protein, whose translation MFEQVKAIIAEKLSVSEDDITMQTSFIDDLGADSLDIVELIMALEDELDMEIADEDAENFVTVGDVVNYIKGHKGE comes from the coding sequence ATGTTTGAACAAGTTAAAGCAATTATAGCTGAAAAGTTAAGCGTAAGTGAAGATGATATAACAATGCAGACTTCATTCATAGATGATTTAGGAGCAGATTCATTAGACATCGTTGAACTTATCATGGCTTTAGAAGATGAATTAGATATGGAAATTGCAGATGAAGATGCAGAAAACTTTGTAACTGTTGGAGATGTTGTTAATTACATTAAAGGACACAAAGGCGAATAA
- the plsX gene encoding phosphate acyltransferase PlsX — protein sequence MKIVLDGMGGDNAPQAVISGAVEALKEFKDIILYITGAEDKITEELSKYDYDKDRIKVINTTEVIGTNEHPVMALRRKKDSSLAVALNLVKNKECDAIISAGSTGAFLAGCTLIVGRIKGIDRPALGPIMPGKNGPFMVIDSGANVDCKPEYLVQFGKMGKVYCETILKQPNPKVGLINIGAEEEKGDELTKAAYKLLKESEPNFSGNVEPRDVTLGDVPVLVCDGFVGNTVLKMYEGVASTLFSVIGNEIKSTKRGLLGGLLLKPSFGNIKKKFNYKEYGGAPFLGVDGICVKAHGSSDAKAFKSAIRQTYIIKQNDTIEKIKKEIEEFQG from the coding sequence ATGAAGATAGTACTTGATGGAATGGGTGGAGATAACGCACCACAAGCGGTTATATCTGGTGCAGTGGAAGCTTTAAAGGAATTTAAAGATATAATTCTATATATAACTGGAGCTGAAGATAAAATCACAGAAGAATTGTCGAAATATGATTATGACAAGGATAGGATTAAGGTAATAAATACAACTGAAGTTATAGGAACTAATGAGCATCCTGTTATGGCGTTAAGAAGAAAAAAAGATTCTTCATTAGCTGTTGCACTTAATTTGGTAAAAAACAAAGAGTGTGATGCTATCATATCCGCTGGAAGTACAGGTGCTTTTTTAGCAGGCTGCACCCTTATTGTAGGGAGAATAAAAGGCATAGATAGACCAGCGCTAGGTCCTATAATGCCAGGTAAGAATGGACCTTTTATGGTAATTGATTCTGGTGCCAATGTAGACTGTAAACCTGAGTATTTAGTTCAATTTGGGAAGATGGGAAAAGTTTATTGTGAAACTATATTAAAGCAACCAAATCCAAAGGTTGGACTAATTAATATTGGAGCAGAAGAAGAAAAAGGTGATGAATTAACAAAGGCAGCATATAAGCTTTTAAAGGAATCAGAACCCAATTTTTCAGGGAATGTAGAACCGAGAGATGTAACTTTAGGTGATGTGCCAGTGCTTGTTTGTGATGGATTTGTAGGCAATACAGTACTTAAGATGTATGAAGGGGTAGCTTCAACTTTATTCAGTGTTATAGGCAATGAAATAAAATCAACTAAGCGTGGTCTTTTGGGAGGTTTGCTTCTTAAACCATCTTTTGGAAACATAAAGAAGAAGTTTAATTATAAAGAATATGGTGGAGCACCATTTTTAGGCGTAGATGGAATTTGTGTTAAGGCTCATGGTAGCTCTGATGCAAAGGCTTTTAAAAGTGCTATAAGACAAACATACATCATTAAACAAAATGACACGATAGAGAAGATAAAAAAAGAAATAGAAGAATTTCAAGGATAA
- a CDS encoding acetate/propionate family kinase, whose protein sequence is MNILVVNCGSSSLKYQLINMLTEKPLAVGLVERIGIQGSILTQKVEGRDKYIIETPMKDHNDAIKLVLDALVDNVHGVIKSMDEINAVGHRVVHGGEKYSSSVVVDDEVMKYLDECIKLAPLHNPPNIIGIEACKKMMKDTPMVAVFDTAFHQTMPEEAYLYGLPYELYEKHHIRRYGFHGTSHKYVSQIAAECMHKDIKDLNIITCHLGNGGSVTAIKNGKSIDTSMGFTPLQGIVMGTRSGDIDPAIVTYLVDELGYSTKEVNDLLNKKSGILGLSGTSSDFRDVRAAASEGDHRAQLALNVYYYSIRKYIGAYFVAMGGADCLVFTAGIGENAYETREGICEGLECLGIEIDLEKDKVRGELAEVSKDSSKVKIFAIPTNEELMIAKETMEIINNK, encoded by the coding sequence ATGAATATATTAGTTGTAAATTGTGGTAGTTCATCTTTAAAATATCAATTAATTAACATGCTTACTGAAAAACCGTTAGCAGTAGGTTTAGTAGAAAGAATAGGAATACAAGGCTCTATTTTAACTCAAAAGGTAGAAGGTAGAGATAAATATATAATAGAAACTCCAATGAAGGATCACAATGATGCTATAAAATTAGTTTTAGATGCATTGGTTGATAATGTTCATGGTGTTATTAAGTCTATGGACGAAATTAATGCTGTAGGACATAGAGTTGTTCATGGAGGAGAAAAATATTCATCATCTGTAGTAGTGGATGATGAAGTTATGAAGTATTTAGATGAGTGCATAAAGCTAGCACCTCTTCACAATCCACCAAACATTATTGGTATTGAAGCATGTAAGAAAATGATGAAGGATACACCTATGGTTGCAGTATTCGATACAGCTTTCCATCAAACTATGCCTGAAGAAGCATATTTATATGGACTTCCATATGAATTATATGAAAAGCATCATATAAGAAGATATGGATTCCACGGTACATCACATAAATATGTTTCACAAATTGCAGCAGAGTGTATGCATAAAGATATAAAGGATTTAAATATAATCACTTGTCACTTAGGAAATGGTGGAAGTGTTACAGCAATTAAGAACGGAAAGTCTATAGATACTTCAATGGGCTTTACTCCATTACAAGGTATTGTTATGGGAACAAGATCAGGAGATATTGATCCAGCAATTGTAACTTATTTAGTTGACGAGCTTGGTTATTCAACTAAGGAAGTAAATGATTTACTTAATAAAAAATCAGGAATTCTTGGATTAAGTGGAACTAGCAGTGATTTTAGAGATGTTAGAGCAGCTGCTTCTGAAGGAGATCATAGAGCTCAGCTTGCATTAAATGTATATTATTATTCAATCAGAAAATATATAGGTGCATATTTTGTAGCTATGGGTGGTGCTGATTGTCTAGTATTTACTGCAGGAATTGGAGAAAATGCCTATGAAACTAGAGAAGGTATCTGCGAAGGTCTTGAGTGTTTAGGAATAGAAATTGATCTTGAAAAAGATAAGGTAAGAGGAGAACTTGCAGAAGTTAGCAAGGATTCTTCTAAGGTTAAGATATTTGCAATACCAACAAACGAAGAGTTGATGATTGCAAAAGAAACTATGGAAATAATAAATAACAAATAA
- the rpmF gene encoding 50S ribosomal protein L32: MGNPARKKYRASRDSRRAQTFKASLPGIVECPQCHELKLAHRVCKNCGYYNGKEVVASAE; the protein is encoded by the coding sequence ATGGGAAATCCAGCTAGAAAGAAATATAGAGCTAGTAGAGATTCAAGAAGAGCACAAACTTTTAAAGCTAGCTTACCAGGTATTGTTGAATGTCCACAATGCCATGAATTAAAGCTTGCACATAGAGTATGTAAGAACTGTGGATACTACAACGGTAAGGAAGTAGTTGCTTCAGCAGAATAA
- the pta gene encoding phosphate acetyltransferase, whose protein sequence is MRLMEKIYEMAKANKQRIVLPEGEEERTIVAAQKIYEQGLATVILIGNKERIAAKARELDADLTGIEIIDPETSENLQKYTTAFYELRKNKGMTKEKAEIIVKDPLYFGTMMVKLDDAEGMVSGAIHTTGDLLRPGLQIIKTAPGVSVVSSFFIMMVPGSTYGEEGMLLFSDCAVNPNPTAEQLASIAIATADTAKLLCKIDPKVAMLSFSTMGSAESELVTKVRTGTELAKQMRPDLAIDGELQLDAAIVKKVADLKAPDSNVAGKANVLIFPDLQSGNIGYKLVQRFAKAEAIGPICQGFAKPINDLSRGCSEEDIVNVVALTSVQAIIKKENA, encoded by the coding sequence ATGAGATTAATGGAAAAGATATATGAAATGGCAAAGGCCAATAAGCAAAGAATAGTATTGCCAGAAGGTGAAGAGGAGAGAACTATTGTTGCAGCTCAAAAAATATATGAGCAAGGTCTTGCAACTGTTATTTTAATAGGAAATAAGGAAAGAATAGCTGCAAAAGCCAGAGAACTTGATGCAGATTTAACAGGAATTGAAATCATTGATCCTGAAACTTCAGAAAACCTTCAAAAATATACAACAGCTTTCTATGAACTTAGAAAGAATAAGGGTATGACTAAAGAAAAGGCTGAAATAATTGTAAAAGATCCACTTTATTTTGGAACGATGATGGTTAAATTAGACGATGCAGAGGGTATGGTTTCAGGTGCAATACATACAACAGGAGATTTATTAAGACCAGGTCTTCAAATAATAAAGACTGCGCCAGGAGTTTCAGTAGTATCTAGTTTCTTTATAATGATGGTTCCAGGTTCTACTTACGGAGAAGAAGGAATGCTTTTATTCTCAGATTGTGCTGTTAATCCAAATCCTACAGCAGAGCAATTAGCGTCTATAGCTATTGCTACAGCAGATACTGCTAAACTATTGTGCAAGATAGATCCTAAAGTTGCTATGCTTTCATTCTCAACAATGGGAAGTGCAGAAAGTGAACTTGTTACTAAAGTTAGAACAGGTACTGAATTAGCAAAACAAATGAGACCTGATTTAGCTATAGATGGAGAATTACAATTAGATGCAGCTATTGTTAAGAAGGTTGCAGATTTAAAAGCACCTGATAGCAATGTTGCAGGTAAGGCTAATGTACTTATATTCCCAGATCTTCAATCAGGAAATATAGGCTATAAATTAGTTCAAAGATTTGCAAAGGCAGAAGCAATTGGACCTATATGTCAAGGTTTTGCGAAACCAATCAATGACTTATCAAGAGGATGCAGTGAAGAAGATATAGTTAATGTAGTAGCTTTAACTTCAGTTCAAGCTATAATCAAAAAAGAAAATGCATAG
- a CDS encoding elongator complex protein 3, producing MSRNYYIIPIFVPHEGCPHDCVFCNQNKITASESDKVDASFVRNTVEEYKKTINKDSATVEISFFGGTFTAIPLSKQRELLEVAKEYKTNGYIDKIRLSTRPDYIDDEILSHLKFYGVDIIELGVQSLDDEVLRRSGRGHSVEDVIRASRLIREYGFTLGHQIMLGLPGDTFEKDIETTKMSIEMKPNICRIYPSLVIKDTPMEKMFLRGDYKPYSLDEAIEISKVLYTMYKDARVNIIRIGLQPTDNINVNGDVVAGPFHPSFRELVESSILNDKIYEAVSKFDGDVEITLSNRTISKLYSNKKKYFNELKDKVFPKKITIELDNNILFNNVMLKVDEEYNFLSI from the coding sequence ATGAGTAGAAATTATTATATAATTCCTATATTTGTTCCTCATGAGGGATGCCCTCATGATTGTGTGTTTTGTAATCAAAACAAAATTACTGCTAGCGAATCAGATAAAGTTGATGCAAGTTTTGTAAGAAATACAGTTGAAGAATATAAGAAGACTATAAATAAAGATTCAGCTACTGTAGAAATATCATTTTTTGGTGGAACATTTACCGCTATTCCACTTAGTAAGCAAAGAGAATTATTAGAAGTAGCTAAAGAATATAAAACAAATGGATATATTGATAAAATTAGATTATCCACAAGACCAGATTATATAGATGATGAAATTTTATCTCATTTAAAATTTTATGGTGTAGACATTATAGAATTAGGAGTTCAATCTCTTGACGATGAAGTACTTAGAAGGTCAGGTAGAGGGCACAGTGTAGAAGATGTAATACGAGCATCAAGATTAATAAGAGAATATGGTTTTACATTAGGGCATCAAATTATGTTGGGCTTACCGGGGGATACATTTGAAAAAGACATAGAGACAACTAAGATGTCTATTGAAATGAAACCTAACATATGTAGAATATATCCTTCTTTAGTTATTAAGGATACTCCTATGGAAAAGATGTTTTTAAGAGGAGATTATAAACCATATTCCTTAGATGAAGCTATAGAAATATCTAAAGTTCTCTATACTATGTATAAAGATGCAAGAGTAAATATAATTAGAATAGGTCTTCAACCTACAGATAATATAAATGTTAATGGAGATGTGGTAGCAGGTCCTTTCCACCCTTCATTTAGAGAGTTAGTAGAATCTTCAATATTAAATGATAAGATTTATGAGGCTGTTTCAAAATTTGATGGAGATGTTGAAATTACATTAAGTAATAGAACAATTTCTAAATTATATTCAAACAAAAAGAAATATTTTAATGAGTTAAAAGATAAAGTATTTCCTAAAAAGATTACTATAGAGCTTGATAATAATATTTTATTTAATAATGTTATGTTAAAGGTTGATGAAGAGTATAATTTTTTATCAATTTAA
- a CDS encoding YceD family protein, whose translation MILDFAEIRSKMEMNKSLDFSIDVPGKTEFDGEHIEFLCPITVQGKLSLLDEIILLDVNLTSELKLTCSRCLETFKYPINLEMHEKFTNNISKEDEEKDLILLEGDRLDITEMVIDYILSTLPIKKLCNENCKGLCQHCGINLNKSVCNCDNEDVDIRFAALKDLFGNKEV comes from the coding sequence ATGATATTAGATTTTGCAGAAATTAGATCTAAAATGGAAATGAATAAATCTTTAGATTTTTCAATTGATGTACCAGGAAAAACTGAGTTTGATGGAGAACATATTGAGTTCTTATGTCCAATAACAGTACAAGGTAAATTATCACTTTTAGATGAAATAATTTTATTAGATGTTAACCTTACTTCAGAGTTAAAGTTAACATGTTCAAGATGCCTTGAAACTTTCAAGTATCCTATTAATTTAGAGATGCATGAAAAGTTTACAAATAATATAAGTAAAGAAGATGAAGAGAAAGATTTGATTCTTCTTGAAGGTGATAGATTAGATATCACTGAAATGGTAATTGATTATATATTATCAACATTACCGATAAAGAAACTTTGTAATGAAAATTGTAAGGGACTTTGTCAACACTGTGGAATAAATCTAAATAAATCTGTTTGTAACTGTGACAATGAAGATGTTGACATCAGATTTGCAGCACTTAAAGATTTGTTTGGAAATAAGGAGGTGTAA
- the smc gene encoding chromosome segregation protein SMC, producing MFLKSLEIRGFKSFLDKTELDFKQGITAVVGPNGSGKSNVSDAVRWVLGEQSVKTLRGGKMEDVIFAGTQFRKPVGLAQVSLTLDNTDGALPIEYSEVTVSRRIFRSGESEYLINNRQCRLKDITNLFMDTGIGKEGYSLIGQGKIDAILNGRPEERRSLLEEAAGIVKYKTRKEEAEKKLSNTNQNLVRIDDIISTYEERLEPLREQNIKAQQFIEYSGELKQRELSLLFHNIAIFQNEMTKIEEELKQLYGSHEQLKNEYIETKLSLEKLDKQLEEMESLDLEERGTFYKNKEKKQELESEIDILIERLKNIDSLVSSNLKERELLEFRKQELIRQEANFNIELEKKVLEKSDLDKNLSCMEESISKVSREYNYLKNTEIQCNENKLKYIRLISEHNNKNMLVEEQIKNLEDNINQINSSYVSSQDLIKINYSTRCKLEEKIDSLKNEITIKSDSISTKKKNMTNLFSDTTRKENEYASLKDKINKVQANKNILSNLEEQYEGYNKSVKRLFELIDSGKIAVANMSYAILGEIINVKKEYETAVEIALGNAISNVITDNENIAKKLIGELKDRKLGRATFLPLNTVNGKKLVLDKSALNSKGYLGIASELIDFDEKYRLAVEHTLGRTIVCDNMDNALNLAKLLKYSVRIVTLDGEIVNPGGALTGGYVYHKSTSIISRKREIDELALEETQLKAKLENLQKAIKENREKIKVMDEDIINCKEDIHNMNIDIAKLDSEISSLDKESAKLTNAAKLNETQVNNYKMKIEAINSEKVSMDSKIQEIRNGEQLNQERLEATEKQIKLVETEVNRLKEQFTEEKIKRATLEELVNNKKNEIERIQREVSQSDEKICAISKEIDESKINKEQWNLSIESNKQNIESISILIYEIDKKIEQREIERRTTKEQYKIENSKVESLSLQIGKMEENIHKIEVTKARKEQENESYLSQLNEEFELTYAEISDKVAILEDINSVTKEIQKLKINISSLGNVNVAAIEEYKEVTEKYKFMTEQRDDLVNSREELLTVIEEMTQKMRSLFSENFVILNKNFNETFMELFKGGSAQLILGEGDELTSNIEINVQPPGKKLQNINLMSGGEKVLSAIALVFAILKMKPTPFCILDEIEAALDDANVDRYAEFLKKFSNNIQFIVITHRKGTMEASDVMYGVTMQEKGISKVVSVDLTK from the coding sequence ATGTTCTTAAAATCATTAGAAATACGAGGGTTCAAATCATTTTTAGATAAAACTGAATTAGACTTTAAGCAAGGCATTACAGCAGTGGTTGGACCTAATGGTAGTGGTAAAAGTAACGTTTCAGATGCTGTAAGGTGGGTTCTAGGAGAGCAAAGTGTAAAAACCTTAAGAGGCGGTAAGATGGAAGATGTTATCTTTGCAGGAACTCAATTTAGAAAACCTGTAGGATTAGCACAGGTTTCTTTGACTTTAGATAATACAGACGGTGCTTTGCCAATAGAATACTCTGAGGTTACTGTAAGCAGAAGAATTTTTAGATCTGGTGAAAGTGAATATTTAATTAATAATAGACAATGTAGATTAAAAGATATAACTAATCTATTTATGGATACAGGTATAGGAAAAGAAGGTTATTCATTAATTGGGCAAGGAAAGATTGATGCAATATTAAATGGAAGACCAGAAGAAAGAAGATCTTTATTAGAAGAGGCAGCAGGTATTGTAAAATATAAGACAAGAAAAGAAGAAGCGGAGAAAAAGCTTTCAAATACTAATCAAAATTTAGTAAGAATAGATGATATAATATCTACCTATGAGGAAAGGTTAGAGCCTTTAAGGGAACAAAATATAAAGGCTCAACAGTTTATTGAATATTCTGGTGAATTAAAACAAAGAGAATTATCTTTGTTATTTCACAATATTGCTATTTTTCAAAATGAGATGACCAAGATTGAAGAAGAATTAAAGCAATTGTACGGAAGTCATGAACAATTAAAAAATGAATACATTGAAACCAAATTGTCCTTAGAAAAGTTAGATAAACAGTTAGAGGAAATGGAAAGTTTAGATCTTGAGGAACGCGGTACATTCTATAAAAATAAAGAGAAAAAGCAAGAACTTGAGTCTGAGATAGATATTCTAATAGAAAGACTTAAAAATATAGATAGTTTAGTAAGTTCTAATCTAAAAGAAAGAGAATTATTAGAATTTAGAAAGCAAGAACTTATTAGACAAGAAGCAAATTTTAATATTGAATTGGAAAAGAAGGTTCTAGAAAAATCTGATTTAGATAAGAATCTAAGTTGTATGGAAGAAAGCATAAGTAAAGTTTCTAGAGAATACAATTATCTAAAAAATACAGAAATTCAATGTAATGAGAATAAATTAAAATATATTAGATTAATTTCAGAGCATAATAATAAAAATATGCTTGTAGAAGAACAGATAAAAAATTTAGAGGATAATATTAATCAAATAAATTCAAGTTATGTTAGTTCTCAGGATTTGATTAAAATAAATTATTCTACTAGATGTAAATTGGAAGAGAAAATAGACTCATTAAAAAATGAAATAACAATAAAGTCAGATAGTATTTCAACAAAGAAAAAGAATATGACCAATTTATTTAGTGATACTACAAGAAAAGAAAATGAATATGCTTCTTTAAAGGATAAGATTAACAAAGTTCAAGCTAACAAGAATATCCTATCAAACTTAGAAGAGCAATATGAGGGATATAACAAATCTGTTAAGAGATTATTTGAACTAATAGACAGTGGAAAAATTGCAGTTGCAAATATGAGTTATGCTATTCTTGGAGAAATAATCAATGTAAAGAAGGAATATGAAACTGCTGTAGAAATAGCCTTAGGAAATGCAATATCAAATGTAATTACTGATAATGAAAATATAGCTAAGAAGCTTATAGGTGAACTAAAAGATAGAAAACTTGGAAGAGCAACTTTTCTACCGTTAAATACTGTTAATGGCAAAAAGTTAGTACTTGATAAATCAGCATTGAATTCTAAAGGATACTTAGGTATTGCTAGTGAACTTATTGATTTTGATGAAAAATATAGATTAGCAGTGGAACATACCTTGGGTAGAACTATTGTTTGCGATAATATGGATAATGCTTTAAATTTGGCCAAGCTATTAAAGTATTCAGTAAGAATAGTTACTTTAGATGGCGAAATAGTGAATCCAGGTGGTGCTCTTACAGGAGGATACGTTTATCACAAAAGTACTAGCATTATTAGTAGAAAAAGAGAAATTGATGAATTAGCATTAGAAGAAACACAGCTTAAGGCTAAATTAGAAAATTTACAGAAAGCTATTAAAGAAAATAGAGAAAAAATTAAAGTTATGGATGAAGATATTATAAATTGCAAAGAAGATATCCATAATATGAATATAGACATAGCTAAATTGGATAGTGAAATATCAAGTTTAGATAAAGAGTCAGCTAAACTTACTAATGCTGCAAAACTTAATGAAACTCAAGTTAACAATTACAAGATGAAGATTGAAGCTATAAATTCTGAAAAAGTTAGTATGGATTCTAAAATCCAAGAGATTAGAAATGGTGAACAATTAAATCAAGAAAGATTAGAAGCTACAGAGAAACAAATTAAGCTTGTGGAAACAGAAGTGAATAGGCTTAAAGAGCAGTTTACAGAAGAAAAAATTAAAAGAGCGACCTTAGAAGAATTAGTCAATAACAAAAAAAATGAAATTGAAAGAATTCAAAGAGAGGTTTCTCAAAGTGATGAAAAAATTTGTGCTATAAGTAAAGAAATTGATGAAAGCAAGATTAATAAAGAACAGTGGAATCTTTCTATTGAAAGCAATAAACAAAATATTGAAAGTATTTCAATATTGATTTATGAAATTGATAAAAAGATTGAGCAACGTGAAATTGAGAGAAGAACCACAAAAGAACAATATAAAATTGAAAATTCTAAAGTTGAATCATTAAGCCTGCAGATTGGTAAGATGGAGGAGAACATTCATAAAATTGAAGTAACCAAAGCAAGAAAAGAGCAAGAAAATGAGTCTTATCTATCACAATTAAATGAAGAATTTGAATTGACTTATGCTGAAATTTCAGATAAAGTTGCAATATTAGAAGATATTAATTCAGTTACTAAAGAAATACAAAAATTAAAAATAAATATAAGCAGTCTTGGTAACGTTAATGTAGCGGCTATAGAGGAATATAAAGAAGTTACAGAGAAGTACAAATTTATGACAGAACAAAGAGATGACTTAGTAAATTCAAGAGAAGAACTTTTAACTGTAATAGAAGAAATGACTCAAAAAATGAGGAGCTTATTTAGTGAAAACTTTGTGATTTTGAATAAAAACTTCAATGAAACATTTATGGAACTTTTCAAGGGAGGAAGCGCACAACTTATTTTAGGTGAGGGAGATGAACTGACTTCTAATATAGAAATAAATGTTCAACCACCAGGTAAAAAGCTACAAAATATAAATCTTATGTCTGGAGGAGAAAAGGTGTTATCTGCAATAGCTTTGGTTTTTGCAATTCTAAAAATGAAACCTACACCTTTCTGTATTCTAGATGAAATAGAAGCTGCTCTGGATGATGCTAATGTAGATAGATATGCTGAATTCTTGAAGAAGTTTTCAAACAACATACAGTTTATTGTTATAACACATAGAAAGGGAACTATGGAGGCAAGTGATGTAATGTATGGTGTAACTATGCAAGAAAAAGGTATTTCTAAAGTAGTTTCTGTAGATCTTACAAAATAG